The following nucleotide sequence is from Cellvibrio sp. PSBB006.
GATCACGCAGATGATAATACTCTCCCACAACATCTGGACGACCAATCGCCAGCGCGGCGCTCCCAGGGCTACTCGTATCGCCGTTTCTTTGCTGCGTTCAATGGCGCGTGACAGCAATAGGTTTCCGACATTGATCAGTGCGAGGCAGAAAATCAACATAGCCGCAATTTGCATGGCATAGACCACCGCGACACCATCGCGCACGGCCGTCATGGGAAAGGTCGTCACATAAGCGCTGATGCCGGTATTCGTTTCCGGGTAACGTTCTTCAAGCCGCTGCATGATCAACGCTAACTGCTTATTAATCTCGTTGCGCGAAACGCCTGTTTCCAACAAGGCAACGCCGTAAAAATGGCCGGCACTGCCACGTGGTAAATGGGTAGCATCTTGCTGCATCGGCACCCACAGATCAGCGGTACGGGGAAACGTGTAACCTTGCGGCATTACCCCAATAATACGATGGCTGACACTATTGATGCGCAGCATCTGGTCTAGCACTTGTGGGTCGCCACCCAGATAGTGTTGCCAGAGATCGTAGCCGATGACGACCACCGGTTCCGCACCAACCTGGCTTTCTGCCTCGGTAAAACTGCGGCCAAGAATCGGCTGCGTGCGTGTCATCGCAAATATATTGGGCTCCGCAATAACGCTATCGTATTGTCGCGCGCCGTCTCGCCCGGATACATTCACACTGCTTTCGCGGTATGCACCAAACTCTTCAACACCTTCAAGACTGGTTCTGACTTCATAATAATCATGCAGATCGATACCGCCCCACTGGGAAATACCCTTGTGAGTAATATTGACCTGAAACAGCGATTCGCCATCTTTAAACGGTAAATCTTTGAATAGCATGTTGTGGAAAAACGAAAATAAAAACAGACTTAAACCGATTCCGGAAGCCATCACCAGAATGGTCAGCACGGAGAAGCCCGGCTTTTTGGCAAGCAACCGACAGGCATATTTGAAATCGTTGATGATTAACACGGAGCTTCCTCCGGTGAGGCAAGTACTTCCGACCTGGCAAAGGTTTTATCGGCAACGATTCTGCCATCCACCAAATCAATCTTGCGCCGTGCGCGCAATGCCGAGCGCGGATCGTGGGTCACCATGCAGATGGTTGCGCCTTCCGCGTGTAGTGTGTCGAGCAACTGCATCACCGCCTCGGCATTTTTCGTATCAAGATTTCCGGTCGGCTCATCCGCCAGAATAATGGATGGTCGTCCGGCAATAGCACGCGCGACGGCCACACGCTGTTGCTGACCGCCGGACAATTGTGCCGGAAAATGTTTAGCGCGATAGAGCATATCAACTTTTTCCAACGCTTCTTTTACACGCTGCTTGCGTTCCTGTTTGTTCAAGTCGCGACGATAGGTCAAGGGTAATTCTACGTTTTCTTCCACATCCAGATCGCTGATTAAATTGAATGACTGAAAGATAAAACCGATTTCCTGATTGCGAATTCTGGCGCGCTCATCTTTGGCG
It contains:
- a CDS encoding ABC transporter ATP-binding protein, encoding MKEPLITLNDIKKIFYTEDVETHALSDISLRIYQGEYVSIAGPSGCGKSTLLSLLGLLDVATEGQYQLAGHEVTSIAKDERARIRNQEIGFIFQSFNLISDLDVEENVELPLTYRRDLNKQERKQRVKEALEKVDMLYRAKHFPAQLSGGQQQRVAVARAIAGRPSIILADEPTGNLDTKNAEAVMQLLDTLHAEGATICMVTHDPRSALRARRKIDLVDGRIVADKTFARSEVLASPEEAPC